In Mangrovivirga cuniculi, the following proteins share a genomic window:
- a CDS encoding GatB/YqeY domain-containing protein has translation MSLKQQVEEGIKAAMKAKNQDELRALRAIKSLILLAETEKGGKGAVGESEEIKLLTKAAKQRKESIELFEQQNREDLADKEKKELAVIERFLPKQMSEEEIEIELENIIKEVGASGPQDMGKVMGAATKKLAGKADGKVIADKVKQLLNK, from the coding sequence ATGAGTCTTAAACAACAGGTAGAAGAAGGAATAAAAGCTGCAATGAAAGCCAAAAACCAGGATGAATTGAGAGCTTTGAGAGCAATAAAGTCATTAATTCTACTGGCAGAGACTGAAAAAGGTGGTAAAGGTGCAGTTGGAGAGAGTGAGGAGATCAAGCTATTAACAAAAGCAGCTAAACAAAGAAAAGAATCGATAGAGCTTTTTGAGCAGCAAAACAGGGAAGATCTTGCCGATAAGGAGAAAAAGGAACTAGCTGTAATAGAACGGTTCCTGCCGAAGCAAATGAGTGAGGAGGAAATAGAAATAGAGCTCGAAAATATTATTAAAGAAGTTGGAGCTTCAGGCCCACAGGATATGGGTAAAGTAATGGGTGCTGCTACGAAGAAGCTTGCAGGAAAAGCTGACGGTAAAGTGATTGCCGATAAAGTGAAGCAACTTTTAAATAAATAA
- a CDS encoding isoprenyl transferase — MEHIDKSNIPSHIAVIMDGNGRWAKKKGAVRLFGHRNAVNAVRDVTEGCAEIGVEYLTLYAFSTENWSRPKDEVTGLMELLVSTIRKELKTLTKNNVKLHTIGDTDSLPKKCKRELLEAIERTRENSGLNLILAISYSGRWEITQAMKKISSEVEKGNLKTEDIDENTIKNNLMTADFPDPELMIRTSGEMRISNYLLWQSAYTELYFTETLWPDFNKEELAKAILSYQRRERRFGKISEQLKSDA, encoded by the coding sequence ATGGAGCATATCGATAAGTCAAATATTCCTTCTCACATAGCTGTGATTATGGATGGAAATGGAAGATGGGCCAAGAAAAAGGGCGCAGTCCGTTTATTCGGTCATCGAAATGCAGTAAATGCAGTTAGAGATGTGACTGAAGGGTGTGCAGAAATTGGAGTTGAGTATCTGACGTTATATGCATTCTCCACAGAAAACTGGAGTCGCCCGAAAGACGAGGTGACTGGTTTAATGGAACTGTTAGTTAGTACAATTCGTAAGGAGTTAAAGACACTAACAAAGAATAATGTTAAACTCCATACAATTGGGGATACTGATTCTTTACCTAAAAAATGTAAAAGGGAGTTATTGGAAGCGATAGAAAGGACCCGCGAGAACTCCGGTTTAAATTTAATTTTGGCAATAAGTTATAGCGGTAGATGGGAAATAACCCAGGCTATGAAAAAAATATCTTCAGAGGTTGAAAAAGGAAATTTAAAGACTGAAGATATTGATGAAAATACAATTAAAAATAACTTGATGACTGCCGATTTTCCTGATCCGGAACTAATGATAAGGACCAGTGGTGAGATGAGGATAAGTAATTATCTGTTATGGCAGTCAGCATATACTGAATTATACTTTACTGAGACATTATGGCCTGATTTTAATAAGGAAGAATTAGCAAAAGCTATTCTTTCTTACCAAAGAAGAGAGAGACGTTTTGGAAAAATCAGTGAACAATTGAAAAGCGACGCATGA
- a CDS encoding pyridoxine 5'-phosphate synthase translates to MTKLSVNVNKFATIRNARGGNNPNLIQVVKDCERFGAQGITIHPRPDERHITTKDVYDIKPLVTTEFNIEGYPDERYLKLVRENKPAQATLVPDGPDVLTSNKGWDTIKNESLLSEIIAEIKSYGVRTSIFVDPDPEMAEGAAKVGTDRVELYTEDFAVNYEKDKNKAIEPYLKTAEIAKNAGLGINAGHDLDLTNLKFLVEKIPFIDEVSIGHALVCDALYYGLENTIQLYLKQLS, encoded by the coding sequence ATGACAAAGCTTAGTGTAAATGTCAATAAGTTTGCCACTATCAGGAATGCTCGTGGTGGCAATAATCCCAACTTAATTCAAGTAGTAAAAGATTGTGAGCGGTTTGGTGCTCAAGGCATTACTATACATCCACGGCCAGATGAAAGGCATATTACAACAAAGGATGTTTACGATATAAAACCGTTAGTTACAACTGAGTTTAATATAGAGGGATATCCCGATGAAAGATACCTGAAACTGGTTAGGGAAAATAAACCTGCTCAGGCTACATTAGTTCCTGATGGGCCGGATGTACTGACTAGTAATAAAGGATGGGATACTATCAAAAATGAATCATTGCTTTCAGAAATTATTGCTGAGATCAAATCATACGGAGTACGGACTTCAATTTTTGTTGATCCGGATCCTGAAATGGCTGAAGGCGCTGCAAAGGTAGGAACAGACAGGGTAGAGTTATATACCGAAGACTTTGCAGTCAATTACGAAAAAGATAAAAATAAAGCCATCGAACCCTATCTAAAAACAGCAGAAATTGCTAAAAACGCAGGATTAGGAATAAATGCAGGGCATGATCTTGACTTAACCAATCTAAAGTTTCTGGTGGAAAAAATTCCTTTTATCGATGAAGTATCAATCGGCCATGCGCTGGTATGTGATGCGCTCTACTACGGATTGGAGAACACTATTCAGCTTTATCTAAAACAGCTATCATGA
- a CDS encoding CvpA family protein, with protein MAIIDIVIIILLGIGAYSGYKKGFLLEFAGLVAFILAIVLGFKLLHFSIGLLSTYFESLGPLIPLIAFIIIFVGVIFLVNTLVKLFKSILDKTILGNVDQLAGAVFGAFKWALGASIILWIIAILDVELPLSFVEGSLMIPMVEPIAPQIGVLLSKIIPSINEMFYDIKDMFGEEEA; from the coding sequence GTGGCAATAATAGATATTGTTATTATTATACTACTGGGCATTGGTGCCTATAGTGGATATAAAAAAGGGTTTTTACTTGAGTTTGCCGGTCTGGTGGCATTTATTCTGGCAATAGTTTTAGGATTTAAGCTATTACATTTTAGTATTGGATTACTTTCGACATATTTTGAAAGCCTGGGGCCATTAATTCCCTTAATTGCTTTTATAATCATTTTTGTTGGGGTAATATTTTTGGTCAATACCCTTGTAAAGTTATTTAAGTCAATACTTGACAAGACAATTTTAGGCAACGTTGATCAATTAGCCGGTGCTGTTTTTGGAGCCTTTAAGTGGGCGCTGGGAGCAAGTATAATCTTATGGATCATAGCAATACTGGATGTAGAATTGCCATTGAGTTTTGTGGAAGGCTCGCTAATGATCCCAATGGTTGAGCCGATAGCGCCTCAGATAGGTGTTTTACTCAGTAAAATAATTCCATCTATCAATGAAATGTTCTATGATATAAAGGATATGTTCGGAGAAGAAGAGGCATAA
- a CDS encoding NAD kinase yields the protein MQIAINGRTGDSGILKYFKQVTSLLKKHGIHILVSKDFGNYLKDISENALEGIKVYDGRDDLRNAKFMISMGGDGTLLETVTHIGSLMTPILGINTGRLGFLASTPKENIENAIDMLLNSQYSIENRSLLHLESESEIFGNQRFALNEIAITKKDTSSMIVVHTYIDGEYLNSYWSDGLIVATPTGSTGYSLSCGGPVVMPESKNFIITPISPHNLNVRPLVVSDNSVISFEIEGRAKNFLVSLDSRSFTVDDSIEMAVRRESFHCNLIKLEGINFLNTLRQKLNWGLDLRN from the coding sequence ATGCAAATAGCTATAAATGGACGTACGGGTGATTCCGGAATCCTGAAATATTTCAAACAAGTTACCTCTCTCCTTAAAAAGCACGGCATACACATCCTGGTTTCCAAGGACTTTGGAAATTACCTAAAAGACATCTCTGAAAATGCTTTAGAGGGAATCAAAGTCTATGATGGAAGAGATGATCTTCGGAATGCAAAATTTATGATAAGTATGGGTGGAGATGGAACCCTACTTGAAACGGTGACTCATATTGGTAGTCTGATGACTCCAATTCTTGGGATCAACACTGGCAGACTGGGTTTTCTTGCTTCAACTCCAAAGGAGAATATTGAAAATGCTATCGACATGTTGCTAAACAGCCAATACAGCATTGAAAACCGGAGCTTACTGCATTTGGAGTCTGAAAGCGAAATTTTTGGTAACCAGCGATTTGCATTAAATGAAATTGCTATCACAAAAAAGGATACTTCTTCAATGATTGTGGTGCATACTTATATAGATGGGGAATATTTAAATTCATATTGGTCTGATGGTCTGATTGTTGCAACACCTACCGGTTCCACCGGGTATTCATTAAGCTGTGGGGGTCCGGTTGTAATGCCTGAGTCCAAAAATTTCATCATCACACCGATCAGTCCGCATAATTTAAATGTCAGGCCATTAGTTGTTAGTGATAACAGTGTGATTTCTTTTGAAATAGAAGGAAGAGCAAAAAACTTTCTGGTATCTCTGGATTCAAGGTCATTCACAGTGGATGATAGTATTGAAATGGCAGTTCGTCGAGAAAGTTTTCATTGTAACCTAATAAAATTGGAGGGAATTAATTTTTTAAATACATTGAGGCAAAAATTAAATTGGGGTCTCGATTTAAGAAATTAA
- a CDS encoding CBS domain-containing protein: MIAHELINHMIPPLKLTDDSAKAITWMEELRVKELPVIDEESFKGLISEDIIFTSNELSSKVGDFLLSGQSCFVYEDKHLYDVMKVSTDNDSQVVAVLDKEDKYIGVITIQDALIAFAQSAAVQSQGGILVLSMKKIDYSMAELARLIEADDVKILSSSIQSDLLDPEKIKLTLKLNTIDVSRTVATLERFNYKIIATFEESLGNDVNQERLDILFKFLDI; the protein is encoded by the coding sequence ATGATCGCTCACGAATTGATCAATCACATGATTCCTCCTTTAAAACTGACAGATGATTCTGCGAAAGCAATCACCTGGATGGAGGAACTGCGGGTCAAGGAGCTTCCGGTTATTGATGAGGAAAGTTTCAAGGGATTAATATCTGAAGATATAATTTTTACTTCTAACGAGCTTTCTTCTAAAGTCGGTGATTTTTTACTTTCAGGTCAAAGCTGTTTTGTTTACGAAGACAAACATCTATATGATGTAATGAAAGTTTCTACCGATAATGATTCACAAGTTGTAGCTGTACTTGATAAGGAAGATAAATATATTGGTGTGATTACTATTCAGGATGCATTGATTGCCTTCGCTCAATCTGCTGCAGTTCAAAGTCAGGGGGGAATACTGGTTTTGTCAATGAAAAAAATCGATTATTCAATGGCCGAATTGGCCAGATTGATTGAGGCAGATGATGTTAAAATCTTATCAAGTAGTATACAAAGTGATCTTTTAGACCCGGAAAAAATTAAGTTAACATTAAAACTTAATACGATTGACGTATCCAGAACAGTCGCAACACTGGAACGATTTAATTATAAAATAATCGCAACATTTGAGGAGAGTCTCGGGAATGATGTAAACCAGGAAAGGTTGGATATTCTCTTCAAGTTTCTTGATATTTGA
- the metK gene encoding methionine adenosyltransferase — MSYFFTSESVSEGHPDKIADQISDALLDNFLAFDKNSKVALETLVTTGLTVLSGEVKSDAYVDVQQIARNVINNIGYTKGEYMFDGNSCGVISAIHEQSPDISMGVDRGAPELQGAGDQGMMFGYATDETEALIPLPLYLSHMILQELADVRRENAEIKYLRPDAKSQVTIEYSNSHKPQSISSIVVSTQHDEFDKEEEMLEKIYKDIKDIVIPRVKNKLSPELQSLFNDKIKYHINPTGKFVIGGPHGDTGLTGRKIIVDTYGGRGAHGGGAFSGKDPSKVDRSAAYATRHIAKNMVAAGVAKEILVQVSYAIGVVEPTSIYVNTYGTSKVDLTDSEIAHRVSEIFDMRPFAIENRLKLRNPIYSETAAYGHMGRTPETKNVTFTDSSGNKRDFEVETFTWEKLDYVDDIKKAFEL; from the coding sequence ATGTCATATTTCTTTACATCCGAATCAGTATCTGAGGGACACCCTGATAAAATAGCCGATCAGATATCTGACGCTTTGTTAGACAATTTTTTGGCTTTTGATAAAAACTCAAAAGTAGCACTTGAAACTTTAGTTACAACCGGACTGACGGTATTGAGTGGCGAAGTAAAATCTGACGCTTATGTAGACGTTCAGCAAATCGCCCGAAATGTAATCAATAACATCGGTTATACTAAAGGGGAATACATGTTTGATGGTAATTCTTGTGGCGTTATCAGTGCGATACATGAGCAATCACCTGATATAAGCATGGGAGTTGACAGAGGAGCCCCGGAGCTCCAGGGTGCTGGTGATCAAGGTATGATGTTTGGATATGCAACAGATGAAACTGAAGCATTAATTCCATTACCCCTTTACCTTTCTCACATGATATTGCAGGAACTTGCAGATGTGAGAAGAGAAAATGCTGAAATTAAGTATTTAAGACCAGATGCTAAATCTCAGGTAACAATTGAATATTCAAACTCTCACAAACCTCAAAGCATTTCCTCAATAGTTGTTTCAACTCAACATGATGAGTTTGACAAAGAAGAAGAAATGCTGGAAAAGATCTATAAAGACATTAAAGATATCGTCATCCCAAGAGTGAAAAATAAGCTTTCACCTGAATTGCAATCTTTATTTAACGATAAGATCAAATACCACATAAACCCAACTGGTAAATTCGTAATTGGTGGACCTCATGGAGATACCGGGTTAACTGGCCGAAAAATAATTGTAGACACGTATGGAGGACGTGGTGCCCATGGAGGTGGAGCATTTAGTGGTAAAGATCCTTCAAAAGTAGACCGCTCAGCTGCCTATGCCACAAGACATATTGCAAAAAATATGGTTGCAGCAGGAGTCGCTAAAGAAATTCTTGTTCAGGTTAGTTATGCAATTGGTGTAGTAGAGCCTACAAGTATTTATGTAAACACCTACGGAACTTCAAAAGTCGATCTTACAGACAGCGAAATAGCACACAGAGTAAGTGAAATTTTTGACATGCGCCCATTTGCAATTGAAAACAGATTAAAATTAAGAAATCCGATCTATTCGGAAACAGCGGCATATGGTCATATGGGAAGAACTCCTGAAACTAAAAATGTCACTTTTACTGATAGTTCAGGAAATAAACGAGACTTTGAGGTGGAGACTTTCACTTGGGAAAAGCTCGATTATGTGGATGATATAAAAAAGGCTTTTGAGCTATAA
- the porG gene encoding type IX secretion system protein PorG, whose translation MIFFTGANLKSQELPTYKEVGVAAGGAAYIGEVVKSVNPLYLRPSIGMFYRQNMNEFMGWRAQLTYNNLSGDDSRPADNFSDRRNSSFNVSILELMAVGEFHFLDYRQIKSPYKTSPYIFAGLGGFWLFGDDPGPYSYSNIQPVIPFGAGMKWKLNRHWHLGVELGFRKTFFDYIDGVSELPDTNAGLNKGANGYSYQYGNKYDNDWYYNLHFTLNYVIIKIPCPVDPN comes from the coding sequence GTGATTTTTTTTACTGGAGCTAACCTGAAGTCACAAGAATTGCCGACATATAAAGAAGTCGGTGTGGCAGCAGGAGGTGCAGCCTATATCGGAGAAGTTGTTAAATCTGTTAATCCACTTTATTTAAGGCCTTCAATAGGAATGTTTTATCGACAAAACATGAATGAATTTATGGGGTGGAGGGCACAGCTAACTTACAATAATTTATCAGGAGACGATTCAAGACCTGCTGATAACTTCAGTGACAGAAGAAATTCATCCTTTAATGTTTCGATATTAGAATTGATGGCTGTTGGGGAATTTCATTTTCTTGACTATCGACAGATCAAATCACCTTATAAAACCAGTCCTTATATTTTTGCTGGGCTTGGAGGCTTCTGGTTATTTGGAGACGATCCCGGGCCTTATTCCTATAGCAATATTCAACCAGTCATACCATTTGGAGCCGGAATGAAATGGAAGCTGAATCGCCATTGGCATCTGGGCGTTGAGTTGGGTTTCAGAAAAACATTCTTTGATTATATAGACGGAGTATCTGAGTTGCCAGATACAAATGCCGGTTTAAATAAAGGTGCCAATGGGTATAGTTATCAATATGGCAATAAGTATGATAATGACTGGTATTATAACCTTCATTTTACCCTCAACTATGTCATAATAAAGATTCCTTGCCCCGTCGATCCGAACTAA
- a CDS encoding alpha/beta fold hydrolase, with protein MNLFYREYGSGDNTLVILHGLFGSSDNWMSIAKTLEDEFHIYAIDQRNHGQSPHSDEWNYEVMAQDISEFIDEHIGHSTAVLGHSMGGKVAMTLAMQHPEKVKKLLVADIAPRHYPVHHRQILDGLLKVDKSNPSSRKEADDVLSDYISEKSIRMFLLKNLGRGDDKKLKWKINLQVIDDNIEEVGKSQEELEPTNVPTLFVGGEKSDYIRDEDKDLIKELFPESNVIQLKNAGHWLHAEQPESFTTVIKDFMNYDG; from the coding sequence ATGAATTTATTTTACAGAGAATATGGGAGTGGAGATAATACACTTGTAATTCTCCATGGATTATTTGGTTCATCTGACAACTGGATGTCAATAGCAAAAACGCTAGAAGATGAATTTCATATTTATGCTATTGACCAACGTAACCATGGCCAGTCACCTCATAGTGATGAATGGAATTACGAAGTTATGGCACAGGACATTTCAGAATTCATTGATGAACACATCGGCCATTCTACTGCAGTACTTGGGCATTCAATGGGCGGGAAAGTTGCCATGACACTTGCCATGCAACACCCTGAAAAGGTAAAAAAACTATTGGTGGCTGATATTGCTCCACGACATTACCCGGTACATCATCGCCAAATTCTTGACGGGTTACTCAAAGTAGACAAATCTAATCCATCAAGCAGAAAAGAAGCTGATGATGTCCTATCAGATTATATTTCTGAAAAATCCATCAGAATGTTTTTATTGAAAAACCTGGGGAGGGGCGATGATAAAAAGCTTAAATGGAAAATTAATCTGCAAGTTATCGATGATAATATCGAAGAGGTGGGCAAATCACAAGAAGAGCTCGAACCAACGAATGTTCCTACTCTTTTTGTAGGAGGTGAAAAAAGTGACTATATAAGAGATGAAGACAAGGATCTAATCAAAGAATTGTTCCCAGAATCAAACGTAATCCAGCTAAAAAATGCCGGCCACTGGCTACATGCTGAACAACCTGAATCCTTTACTACTGTTATAAAAGATTTTATGAATTATGACGGCTAA
- a CDS encoding alpha/beta fold hydrolase, whose translation MSKTVDIKTIKDYSYIDEGQGETLVLLHGLFGALSNWDSVVNHFSDRYRILIPLLPIYEMPLRQAGLEGLNAYVEGFVDEMGINDMTVMGNSLGGHIALIYTLKHPDKVKSLILTGSSGLFENSMGGSFPKRGNYEYIKERVEYTFYDPEVITDEYIDEVFETTNSIPKCMRIVAIAKSAQRNNMAKEIVNIKAPTLLIWGLNDTITPPMVAHEFNRLIPNSTLRFIDKCCHAPMMEHPETFNEILEDFLENVTV comes from the coding sequence ATGAGTAAAACTGTAGATATAAAAACAATAAAGGATTACAGCTATATCGATGAAGGGCAAGGAGAAACTTTAGTTCTTTTGCATGGACTATTTGGTGCGCTAAGCAACTGGGATAGTGTTGTTAATCACTTTTCTGATCGCTACAGGATTTTGATTCCTCTGTTACCAATTTATGAAATGCCTTTAAGACAGGCTGGATTGGAAGGATTGAATGCATATGTTGAAGGCTTTGTTGATGAAATGGGAATAAATGATATGACTGTGATGGGGAATTCTCTTGGAGGTCATATAGCTTTAATATATACTTTAAAGCATCCTGATAAGGTCAAAAGCCTTATACTTACAGGTTCTTCAGGACTTTTTGAAAATAGCATGGGGGGATCATTTCCAAAAAGAGGAAATTATGAATACATAAAAGAACGTGTTGAATACACCTTTTATGATCCTGAAGTAATTACTGACGAATATATTGATGAGGTATTTGAAACTACGAATTCCATTCCTAAGTGTATGAGAATTGTAGCTATTGCCAAGAGTGCCCAAAGAAACAACATGGCTAAAGAAATAGTAAACATTAAAGCTCCGACATTGTTAATATGGGGGTTAAATGACACTATTACTCCACCGATGGTGGCACATGAATTTAACAGACTTATACCAAATAGCACACTTAGATTTATCGATAAATGTTGTCATGCTCCAATGATGGAACACCCTGAAACATTTAATGAAATACTTGAAGACTTTCTGGAAAACGTAACTGTATGA
- a CDS encoding BamA/OMP85 family outer membrane protein, translating to MGLIRGSVVTDVLKKNTQLTIKKYFVEKGFPKADVEIIQVADTALSNYAKLRINIDKGVKVRINEVSFDGNDHFTDVRLRNKMKKTNEYARVSIFKDMFSRLFNFKPKNVTQVLTPEGSITKDKVTEYVNEHVKLNFFNASKFIPKEYRNDRNLIVDFYNSKGYRDAEIVSDTVYYNDNRNINVNITVDEGDRYYFRDIIWTGNYLYTDETLSTVLGIEKGDVYDKEKLSKRLNFDPTGNRDINSLYTDNGYLFFNIQPVEVLVEGDSIDIEMRIMEGSIATIDQVLVKGNNQTHDHVILRELSTRPGEKFSRSNLIKTNQRLAQLGFFDPEQIEPQYFPDAEESTVDIHWVLAEQSNDQIELSGGWGGIYGFVGTLGLSLNNFSTKNLFDLSKWRPVPRGDGQRLSIRVQASGRQFQSYSFSFQEPWLGGRKPNAFSVNLSHTVVRSGASFFDPTSFTGSLKLTSLSVGLGRRVRWPDDFFQVSNSIAYSIYDLDNYPYLGLSVDDGRFNSLTLNTTISRSNIDNPIYTRSGSSISLSVALTPPFSSFDFSEGAEVEDSEEVNEWIEYHKWDLDISYFSAIAGDLVFHAKANFGFLGTYDIDKGISPFERYVMGGSGLAGTNFQIGQEIIALRGYDDNAVTPPAYSGSASPAGDEIYGGVVFSKYTMELRYPISTNPGATIYVLGFTEAGNNWNNYQDFNPFNLYRSAGVGARIFMPAFGLIGIDWAYGFDQLPGQIDISGPQFHFTIGNQLR from the coding sequence ATGGGACTGATAAGGGGTAGTGTTGTTACTGATGTACTAAAGAAAAACACTCAGCTCACAATAAAAAAATATTTTGTTGAGAAAGGCTTCCCAAAAGCTGATGTTGAAATTATTCAGGTAGCAGATACGGCGTTAAGCAATTATGCCAAATTGCGTATTAATATTGACAAGGGAGTTAAAGTAAGAATAAATGAAGTAAGCTTTGATGGCAATGACCATTTTACGGATGTCCGTTTGAGAAATAAGATGAAGAAAACAAATGAATATGCCAGAGTTAGCATATTCAAAGACATGTTTTCCAGACTGTTTAATTTCAAACCTAAAAATGTCACCCAGGTTTTAACTCCTGAAGGTTCAATCACAAAAGATAAAGTGACAGAATATGTGAATGAACATGTCAAATTAAACTTTTTTAATGCATCAAAATTTATTCCTAAGGAATATCGCAATGACCGAAACCTGATTGTTGATTTCTACAATAGCAAAGGATATCGCGATGCAGAAATTGTTAGTGATACGGTTTACTACAATGACAACCGAAATATTAATGTGAATATTACGGTAGACGAAGGAGATAGATATTATTTCAGAGACATAATCTGGACAGGAAATTACCTGTATACTGATGAAACTTTATCAACTGTTCTTGGAATTGAAAAGGGAGATGTATACGATAAAGAAAAGTTAAGTAAGAGGTTGAATTTCGACCCTACCGGTAATCGTGATATCAACTCACTTTACACGGATAATGGTTACTTATTCTTCAATATTCAACCAGTCGAAGTGTTAGTAGAGGGAGACTCTATAGATATTGAGATGAGAATAATGGAGGGTAGTATTGCTACCATAGACCAGGTGCTGGTAAAAGGGAATAATCAGACACATGACCATGTTATATTAAGAGAATTATCGACCAGGCCAGGAGAAAAGTTTAGTCGAAGCAATTTGATTAAAACTAACCAGAGACTTGCTCAATTAGGGTTTTTCGATCCTGAGCAAATAGAGCCGCAATATTTTCCGGATGCTGAAGAAAGTACTGTAGATATTCACTGGGTTCTGGCTGAACAATCAAATGACCAGATTGAATTGTCTGGAGGTTGGGGAGGTATTTATGGATTTGTTGGTACTCTGGGATTATCTCTGAATAATTTCTCAACAAAAAATTTATTTGATTTAAGTAAATGGAGACCAGTTCCAAGAGGTGATGGTCAAAGACTTAGTATAAGAGTCCAGGCTAGTGGACGACAGTTCCAGTCTTATTCATTTTCTTTCCAGGAACCATGGCTCGGAGGAAGAAAGCCAAATGCATTTTCAGTTAACTTAAGTCACACTGTGGTAAGGTCAGGTGCGAGCTTTTTTGATCCGACTAGTTTCACAGGTAGCTTAAAGCTTACGTCTCTTTCTGTTGGTTTAGGTAGAAGAGTAAGGTGGCCTGATGATTTCTTCCAGGTATCAAATTCAATAGCCTATTCTATTTACGATCTGGATAATTATCCTTATTTGGGTCTTTCCGTGGACGACGGTAGATTCAATAGCTTAACTTTAAACACAACTATATCCAGAAGTAACATTGATAACCCGATTTACACCAGATCAGGCTCATCGATTAGTTTATCTGTTGCATTAACACCTCCATTTTCATCTTTCGACTTTTCCGAAGGCGCAGAAGTGGAAGATTCAGAAGAGGTTAATGAATGGATTGAGTATCATAAATGGGATCTGGATATAAGTTATTTTTCTGCTATAGCCGGAGACCTTGTGTTTCATGCAAAAGCTAATTTTGGATTCCTTGGGACCTATGATATAGATAAAGGAATTTCTCCTTTTGAAAGATATGTTATGGGAGGTAGTGGACTGGCAGGAACAAATTTCCAGATCGGCCAGGAAATTATTGCATTAAGAGGATACGATGATAATGCTGTTACACCTCCTGCATACAGCGGAAGTGCCTCACCTGCTGGTGATGAAATTTATGGTGGTGTTGTGTTCTCAAAATACACTATGGAATTAAGATATCCGATCTCAACTAACCCGGGTGCAACTATTTATGTACTCGGATTTACTGAGGCAGGAAATAACTGGAATAATTATCAGGACTTTAATCCGTTTAATTTATATCGTTCAGCTGGTGTAGGTGCCAGAATATTTATGCCGGCATTTGGTTTGATTGGAATTGACTGGGCATATGGGTTCGATCAGTTGCCTGGCCAGATTGATATAAGTGGACCACAATTCCACTTTACAATTGGAAATCAGTTAAGATAA
- a CDS encoding SAM-dependent methyltransferase: MTAKGKLFLLPLPISTGEIDKSITPFERSLIKKLKYFAAENIRTARRFISSLNEEIVIEDLIFFQVDKKTDQQKVNEIINLIEKGNNVGMMSEAGCPGIADPGSMLVDLAHKNNIGVIPVSGPSSMFLALMSSGFNGQQFEFCGYIPVKNPSRKVAISKMEKKASSENITQIFMDTPYRNNALFNDILANCNPNTFLSISCDLTGENEFIKTMRIKNWKKQTIDLHKKPALFLFGQCL, from the coding sequence ATGACGGCTAAAGGAAAGCTATTTCTACTTCCATTACCGATTAGTACCGGTGAAATAGACAAAAGTATCACTCCATTTGAAAGGAGCCTGATCAAAAAACTTAAATATTTCGCTGCTGAAAACATTCGCACAGCACGGCGGTTTATCAGTAGTTTAAATGAAGAGATCGTTATTGAAGATTTGATTTTTTTTCAGGTCGACAAAAAAACAGATCAGCAGAAAGTTAATGAAATAATTAATTTGATAGAAAAAGGAAATAATGTTGGAATGATGTCTGAAGCAGGTTGCCCGGGTATTGCAGACCCAGGCTCAATGCTAGTAGACCTGGCGCATAAAAATAATATTGGAGTAATACCGGTATCCGGACCTTCCTCGATGTTTCTGGCTTTAATGAGTTCAGGATTTAACGGGCAGCAATTTGAGTTTTGTGGGTATATTCCCGTAAAAAATCCGTCAAGAAAAGTTGCAATTAGCAAAATGGAAAAAAAAGCTTCGAGCGAAAATATAACACAAATTTTCATGGATACACCATATAGAAATAACGCTCTTTTTAACGACATCCTTGCAAATTGTAATCCCAATACCTTTTTATCGATCTCATGTGATTTAACTGGAGAAAATGAATTTATTAAAACGATGAGAATCAAAAACTGGAAAAAGCAAACAATTGATTTACATAAAAAGCCTGCATTATTTTTATTCGGGCAATGTCTTTAA